A stretch of the Lactuca sativa cultivar Salinas chromosome 9, Lsat_Salinas_v11, whole genome shotgun sequence genome encodes the following:
- the LOC111912695 gene encoding probable LRR receptor-like serine/threonine-protein kinase At1g07650, with product MFYMSRLVNGINRVDEAEEVPFDEWQRQFFCLNRTLEEIAKQMGKNDFDFRLNPCDGNPNWNSEMHLYKYNITVVYVCSYPGGVCHVVAISLKGQDLESVLPSSLAKLHYISDLNGNTSQFLNLSSMTNMEILILRCWRISDSISEMSKLRHL from the exons ATGTTTTATATGTCACGGCTGGTTAACGGAATAAACAGAGTTGATGAAGCGGAAGAAGTTCCTTTTGATGAATGGCAAAGGCAATTCTTTTGTT TGAATAGGACACTTGAGGAAATAGCCAAACAAATGGGGAAAAATGACTTTGATTTTAGGCTAAACCCATGCGATGGGAATCCCAACTGGAATAGTGAAATGCATCTGTATAAGTATAACATCACTGTTGTCTATGTTTGCTCATACCCTGGCGGTGTTTGTCATGTCGTTGCCAT ATCTCTCAAAGGACAGGATCTTGAGAGTGTTCTTCCATCGTCTCTAGCAAAGTTACATTACATCAGTGATTTAAATGGAAATACTTCTCAGTTTCTGAACCTAAGTAGCATGACAAACATGGAAATATT GATATTGAGATGCTGGAGGATTTCTGATTCTATATCAGAAATGTCCAAATTAAGGCATCTGTAA